Within Salifodinibacter halophilus, the genomic segment CCACCAAGTTCGGCAAGGGCCCGCCGGCGCAGCGCACCTGCGCCGCGGCCGACCGTACCGGCCACGCGATCCTGCACACCCTGTACCAGCAGTCGCTGGCGCACGACGCGCAGTTCTTCATCGAATACTTCGCCCTCGACCTGATCATGGACGAGCACGGCGCCTGCCGCGGCGTGCTCGCGCTGGACATGGCCGAAGGCACGCTGCACCTGTTCAAGGCGCAGGGCACG encodes:
- a CDS encoding FAD-binding protein; protein product: TKFGKGPPAQRTCAAADRTGHAILHTLYQQSLAHDAQFFIEYFALDLIMDEHGACRGVLALDMAEGTLHLFKAQGT